GGCCATGTTGAGATTTTCCGTGTCGGCGTGCATATCCCAGATGCCTTCGTAGCCGGTGTGCACGGTCACAAATCGACAGCCGGTTTCGACCAACCGCCGGGCTTGCAACAAGGCTTTGCCGAAGGAGCGTGCGTGGCCCGCGTAATATCCCCGGCGACCGCGGGCGACTTTCTTTCCGCCGTCGGGAATCGCCGTCGCGGAAGTGTCGTATTGGGCCAGAATTTGCGGATCTTCCTGGCTGAGATCCAACGCATTGGCCACACTGCCGCCCAGCAGCACATCCATGGCCTGTTGTTGCTCGCGGGAGTAATCTGCATATCGCGGTTCGACTCGCCGGCGGAGGGAATCGAATTGCTGCAACAGCGCGGAGCGGTCGGTGAATCGCTCCAGAGTGAGATTCAGCTTGAGATTCTTCTGCAACTGTCCGCCGCCGCCGGGAATGAATGGCGCGGTCTGGCTGCCCAGTGCGCCGGTGGCGGCGAGATTGCCCCGGGCGCTCCCCTTGGCGACATCGGAGGCCACCGATTGCGCAAACAGCACCACATTGGTCGGAATCAGCGAACGCGAATCGATCGGACCCACCACCCGCGAAATCAGCGATCCGAGATTGGCTTGCAGCGATTCCGGCCCCACCATCGGGCGGATGTTATGCTCGGCATTCTGCGTGGCGTAGGATTTCACGATTGTGAGTTTATCGGCGAGTTTCGCCAACTCCGCGTAGGTTTCGCCGAACCAATGCCCCGGTAATCGTGTTGGCAGAATCGTGCCAATGGTGCGAATGCCCATCGCCGCATTTGGCTTCGGATCGGTGGTTTCGTATTGCGATGGTCCACCTTGCTGATGGATGAAAATCACCGATTTCCCAGTCAAATCGAGACGTTTCCCCGACGATTCCGCGACGGCATTTTGGCAGCGAAACAACGACTCCAACGACAGGCCCGCCCACCCGAGTGCGCCGATGGTCAACCAGTGCCGCCGAGACATGCCTTGCGGGGGAGATTGGACGGTGAGCATCGCAGATGTCTCCGGAAGGAAGGCGAGCCGGGCCGATGACTGCGGAGCGAGCATTGGGGAGCGAATGCGTTCATTAGAATGGAACGCGGGCTGCGATGCAAGCGGGTTTCGTTGGATTCTGGGAACGAAATCGTCATCTACCCGGCGGGAACATCCGGGAAAACGACCTTGTGAGGATTTGTGATGCGGCGATGGATGTTGGTGATTCCGGGATTGGTGGCGGCAATTGGGCTGATTCTGCTGGCCGATTCCAGCGTGGCCCAGGCTCCGAAGGCGGAGAATCCCTACAAGCGCATGCCCTGGCATCTGGTGGATACCTGGTGGGATCTCGGCAAGGAAGTCCCGTTTGAAAGTCTCGCCATTGATGTGACGCTCAGCGACGATGTGCCCAATTCGGTGAATCTGTATGTGGCCCCGCTGGGCATCGCCTATTTTAACGGCACCCAATGTTATGGCGGAATCCAGACCAATTCGGACGGCAACACCAAGGAACAACCGCGATTGCAGCGCATTGGCCGCGGATTACTCTTTTCTCGCTGGGATGAACGGCGAATCGACGCGATTCGGCCTGCGGATGGCGGCTGGTTCCAAAGTTCGGGTCACGAGGGCGATTTCATTTCCGTGCGGCGACCGTATGCGTGGACCAAAGGCAAATATACCTACAAATTGGTGAAAATGGATGCGGACTTGCTCGATGGCAAGCCCGTGACCTGGATTGGAGCATTTCTTTACTCGCATCAGAAGAATGAACATGTCTTTATTGGTGCGCTCCGATTCGACGGGAAAGATCTGAAATTGGGCCGGAAAATGGCCAATTTTGTGGAAATCTACGGTGCCTATCGCCCCGTGTCGGAGATTCCCACGTTGACGATCACCTTCGGCACGCCGGTGGTGAATGGCACGCCGGTGAAATCTGCGACTGCCGAGGCGATTTATCCCAAGGGCGTGCCGGATGTTGCGGACACGCGTGCGGTGGATGGCAACTTGGTCATCGAAGTCGGCAAACCGATCGACAACCGCAGCAAACGACGAGTTCCCGTCATTCCAGCCGGTGGGTGATGTCGCTCAGACATATCTGAATGGATTGATTCGATTCAGAAATCGACTCGCGGCTCAATTCCCAGCGATTTCAGCCGCGAAAACACTGTGGTGGGCTTCACGCCGAGTAGTTCTGCGACGCCACCCCGGCCAGAAACCTTGCCACGACAAACCTTCATGGCCGCCCGCAGATTCTCTGCTTCGATCTGACGCAGTTGGGCATCGGTGAGAATCTCGCGCGGTGTGGCGGGGCCCCCTGACGCTGCCGGGAGCGGGGCCGATTCGACACCCGCCGATAGGTTGGAACCGGCGGCCGATGTCGAGCCGCTGGGCAGATCCACGCGAAAGCGATCGGGCGCGGAAATGATCAAACTGCGTTCCAAAATATGTTGCAATTCGCGGATATTTCCCGGCCAGTGATATTGCTGCATCTGCTGCATCACCGCCCGCGTCAGTCGGGGCTTGGGGCGACCGAGTTGCCGCGCGGTGCGTTCCAAGAAATGCTCCGCAAGCAACGGCAAATCGTCCAGGCGATCCCGTAACGGCGGCACTTCGATCGGAAAGACGCTTAGTCGATAGTACAAATCCGGGCGAAACCGCCCAGCGTCGGCTTCCTGGCGTAAGTCCCGATTGGTCGCGGCGATGATCCGCACATCCACCGAGCGCGTCCGTTCTTCGCCCACGCGTTCGAGTTTGCCTTCTTGCAAGACGCGGAGCAATTTGGCCTGCAATTCCAGCGGAATCTCGCCGATTTCGTCCAAGAATAACGTGCCGCCGTTGGCCAACTCAAATCGTCCCATGCGGTCACGCAATGCCCCGGTGAATGCGCCCCGCACATGGCCGAAGAATTCGCTTTCGTACAACTCCCGCGGAATGGCCGCACAGTTCACTTGAATCAGCGGTTGCTTGGCGCGCAAGCTGCGTCGGTGGAGTTCGCGTGCGACCAATTCTTTGCCGGTGCCGCTCTCGCCGAGAATCAGCACATTGGCGGTTGTGGGGGCGACTAAATCGATGCGCTGAGTCACCTGTTGCAACGCAGCGCTCTGCCCGATCAACTCGCCAAATGCGCTGCGGCGTTCGACTTCCTCGCGGAGATATTCGTTCTCGGATTCGAGCTGACGCTTCAGGGACTCGATTTCCGCAAAGGCGCGGGCCGTGGCCAAGGCAGCGGCGGCATGATTCGCAATGGTTCGCAGCCACTGCATGCAAAGTTCGCCGATGGTTCCGCGGGCAAACACGGCGAGCACGCCCATGATTTCGCCACGATGCACCAGCGGCTGACCACCAAAGCCAGTAATTCCTTCCCGTTGAATCCACTGCGGCTGAGCGATCCACGGGTTGCCGATGCCGAGATTCGGAATTTCCAACGGCTGACCATTGGCCGCAATCCAACCGACTTTCCGAACGCCGAGCGGAAATCGCTGAAAATCCCCATCGATGGAATTCCAACGGTCATCCGGCAAGTCTCGCGATTGACCCGCGCTGGCGACCAGATGCAGACATTCCGTCTGATTGGGGCACTCGGGGCGCATTCGACATTGTCCGCAGCGATCGCCCGGCCGTTTGAGCCAAATCCGCGCCAGCGCCACCCGAGGCGACTCCGCCAAGCGATGGACCAACAGCGTGAGCAAATGATCCATCTGATGCTCGTGTGCCAACTCGAGCAAAAGTTGCGGACCATTGGTCACGACTGGTTCATTGTCCCAAGCATCGGCCATCCCGCGCCTCCCTCATCGAGCAATTACCACAACGGATTCGCATGCGTTCGTATGGATCCCCGAATTAATCCTCGCGGAACCCATGAGATCGTTTCATGATGCGAAATGATCGAAAATCGATGAATCGATCCTCGGCGTGGCTGAAATCGGGGTATGGATTTTTTTCCAGAAACCCTGCCCGCGCAATCCGCAAAATCCGCATC
This DNA window, taken from Tuwongella immobilis, encodes the following:
- a CDS encoding DUF3472 domain-containing protein, which gives rise to MRRWMLVIPGLVAAIGLILLADSSVAQAPKAENPYKRMPWHLVDTWWDLGKEVPFESLAIDVTLSDDVPNSVNLYVAPLGIAYFNGTQCYGGIQTNSDGNTKEQPRLQRIGRGLLFSRWDERRIDAIRPADGGWFQSSGHEGDFISVRRPYAWTKGKYTYKLVKMDADLLDGKPVTWIGAFLYSHQKNEHVFIGALRFDGKDLKLGRKMANFVEIYGAYRPVSEIPTLTITFGTPVVNGTPVKSATAEAIYPKGVPDVADTRAVDGNLVIEVGKPIDNRSKRRVPVIPAGG
- a CDS encoding sigma-54-dependent Fis family transcriptional regulator, with amino-acid sequence MADAWDNEPVVTNGPQLLLELAHEHQMDHLLTLLVHRLAESPRVALARIWLKRPGDRCGQCRMRPECPNQTECLHLVASAGQSRDLPDDRWNSIDGDFQRFPLGVRKVGWIAANGQPLEIPNLGIGNPWIAQPQWIQREGITGFGGQPLVHRGEIMGVLAVFARGTIGELCMQWLRTIANHAAAALATARAFAEIESLKRQLESENEYLREEVERRSAFGELIGQSAALQQVTQRIDLVAPTTANVLILGESGTGKELVARELHRRSLRAKQPLIQVNCAAIPRELYESEFFGHVRGAFTGALRDRMGRFELANGGTLFLDEIGEIPLELQAKLLRVLQEGKLERVGEERTRSVDVRIIAATNRDLRQEADAGRFRPDLYYRLSVFPIEVPPLRDRLDDLPLLAEHFLERTARQLGRPKPRLTRAVMQQMQQYHWPGNIRELQHILERSLIISAPDRFRVDLPSGSTSAAGSNLSAGVESAPLPAASGGPATPREILTDAQLRQIEAENLRAAMKVCRGKVSGRGGVAELLGVKPTTVFSRLKSLGIEPRVDF
- a CDS encoding DUF1501 domain-containing protein, whose product is MLTVQSPPQGMSRRHWLTIGALGWAGLSLESLFRCQNAVAESSGKRLDLTGKSVIFIHQQGGPSQYETTDPKPNAAMGIRTIGTILPTRLPGHWFGETYAELAKLADKLTIVKSYATQNAEHNIRPMVGPESLQANLGSLISRVVGPIDSRSLIPTNVVLFAQSVASDVAKGSARGNLAATGALGSQTAPFIPGGGGQLQKNLKLNLTLERFTDRSALLQQFDSLRRRVEPRYADYSREQQQAMDVLLGGSVANALDLSQEDPQILAQYDTSATAIPDGGKKVARGRRGYYAGHARSFGKALLQARRLVETGCRFVTVHTGYEGIWDMHADTENLNMADGMRAVGPAFDRGLACLIRDLETRGMLDDVLVIATGEMGRTPRINRNGGRDHWARLTPLILAGAGVSRGAVIGQSTADGGEPLSDAVNSTHLVSTILHTTLDVGQMRLMPELAALSKLAETPPIPGTAG